A genomic region of Amphiura filiformis chromosome 6, Afil_fr2py, whole genome shotgun sequence contains the following coding sequences:
- the LOC140154213 gene encoding uncharacterized protein yields MMNALKSHLFGFVLAITVLAFAFHAVAGKRCYSCTAYKGSWPECQKMDNFTLDCGGEIVDPTCDSGEHRFVEIRYNTSYKSGGLSLPDCIDDGIRNTVFPESGDVCVSEEALIGKFREQVDKSRVFNSTTDEEIDQGEFQGTACFCQTSLCTAEGLVHTSTPKGVIETTTPKGNAAVGNSKHISYLVIAIATLVIVTSVNIW; encoded by the exons ATGATGAATGCATTAAAGTCACACTTATTCGGGTTTGTGTTGGCCATCACTGTTCTAGCATTTGCATTTCATGCAGTTGCAG GCAAGCGGTGTTACAGTTGTACTGCCTATAAAGGATCATGGCCGGAATGCCAGAAGATGGACAACTTTACTCTTGATTGTGGAGGAGAAATCGTGGACCCGACATGTGATTCAGGAGAACATAGATTCGTAGAAATACGTTACAATACTAGTTATAAGAGTG GTGGCCTTTCTCTACCCGACTGTATAGATGATGGTATTCGAAATACTGTGTTCCCAGAATCTGGCGATGTCTGTGTTAGTGAGGAAGCACTGATTGGAAAGTTCCGAGAGCAGGTTGACAAGAGTAGGGTTTTTAACAGTACCACAGACGAAGAAATTGACCAGGGAGAATTCCAAGGAACAGCTTGTTTTTGTCAGACATCTCTTTGTACTGCAGAAGGATTAGTTCATACTTCAACACCGAAAGGAGTGATTGAAACTACCACACCCAAAGGAAATGCTGCTGTGGGCAATTCAAAACACATTTCTTATTTAGTAATTGCAATTGCGACACTTGTAATTGTGACAAGTGTGAATATTTGGtag